In Gimesia benthica, a single window of DNA contains:
- a CDS encoding SufE family protein, giving the protein MNEKIITIDELLEEFDFLGDWEERCDFLIDLGFELPPMPETEKTETNRVHGCQSMVWLTTDLQESEGRKVLRINADSDALIVKGLIAVLLAIYQNRTPDEVLKIDVKDYFSRLQLDKYLSTQRKNGLMGMVERVQQEARVLAEQN; this is encoded by the coding sequence ATGAATGAGAAAATAATCACCATTGATGAGTTGCTCGAGGAGTTTGATTTTCTTGGTGACTGGGAAGAGCGTTGCGACTTTTTGATCGATCTCGGTTTTGAACTGCCGCCGATGCCCGAGACTGAGAAAACGGAAACCAACCGCGTGCACGGCTGCCAGAGTATGGTCTGGTTGACGACGGACCTGCAGGAATCCGAAGGCCGTAAGGTATTACGCATCAATGCAGACAGCGATGCCCTGATCGTCAAAGGTCTGATTGCGGTTCTGCTGGCGATCTATCAGAACCGGACGCCTGATGAAGTGCTTAAGATCGATGTGAAGGATTATTTCTCCCGTCTGCAACTGGATAAATATCTCAGTACGCAGCGCAAAAACGGGTTGATGGGCATGGTCGAACGGGTTCAACAGGAAGCCCGCGTGCTCGCCGAGCAGAACTAA
- the purB gene encoding adenylosuccinate lyase — MSHLTYENPLISRYASKEMSQIWSAQKKHSTWRRLWVALAESQHEMGLPVTREQVESLRAAVDDIDFELAAKAEKDLRHDVMAHVHTYGERCPDAKAIIHLGATSCFVTDNSELVMIRESLEQVRKRLVAVIDQLAKFAVEYRDLPCLGFTHLQPAQPTTVGKRATLWCYDLILDLEEIEYRIEKLRFRGVKGTTGTQATFLQLFKGDHAKVDELDRRVTDKLGFKDRYAVTGQTYSRKVDAQVLSALSGIGQSAHKAGNDVRILQNRKELEEPFEKNQIGSSAMAYKRNPMRSERMCSLARFAISLTANAEDTAATQWMERTLDDSANRRLSLPQSFLAIDAVLILYRNIVDGMVVYPKVIEKHLNEELPFMATEEFLMAGVEAGGDRQDLHERIRVHSQAAGAEVKVRGGQNDLIERLQKDPAFAGCDLASALDSRKYIGRAPEQVDAFVTEIVDPVRQRYQADLDQSVEDLKV; from the coding sequence TTGAGTCACCTTACCTACGAAAACCCTTTAATCAGTCGTTACGCTTCGAAGGAAATGAGTCAAATCTGGTCGGCTCAGAAAAAGCACTCCACCTGGCGACGTCTGTGGGTGGCCTTGGCAGAATCACAACACGAAATGGGACTGCCCGTCACCCGGGAACAGGTCGAATCTCTGAGAGCAGCCGTCGATGACATCGATTTCGAACTGGCAGCGAAAGCAGAAAAAGATCTGCGACACGATGTAATGGCGCACGTGCATACCTACGGCGAACGCTGTCCGGATGCCAAAGCGATTATTCACCTGGGAGCAACCAGCTGTTTCGTCACCGATAACAGCGAACTGGTAATGATTCGCGAAAGTCTGGAGCAGGTTCGCAAACGGCTCGTCGCTGTTATCGATCAACTGGCAAAGTTTGCCGTCGAATATCGTGACTTGCCCTGCCTCGGGTTTACCCACCTTCAACCTGCCCAGCCGACGACCGTTGGTAAACGGGCAACGCTGTGGTGCTACGATCTGATTCTGGATCTGGAAGAGATTGAATACCGAATCGAAAAACTCCGTTTCCGGGGTGTGAAGGGAACAACGGGTACCCAGGCAACATTCCTGCAACTCTTCAAAGGTGATCATGCGAAAGTCGACGAACTCGATCGCCGCGTCACAGACAAGTTGGGCTTCAAAGATCGCTACGCAGTCACCGGGCAGACCTATTCACGAAAAGTCGATGCCCAGGTACTCAGTGCCCTCAGTGGCATTGGTCAGTCGGCGCACAAGGCGGGCAATGATGTACGTATTCTGCAGAACCGCAAAGAACTGGAAGAGCCGTTTGAGAAGAATCAGATTGGTTCATCTGCAATGGCTTACAAACGCAACCCCATGCGTTCCGAACGGATGTGTTCGCTGGCTCGTTTCGCGATCAGCCTGACTGCGAATGCCGAAGATACCGCAGCCACCCAGTGGATGGAGCGGACACTGGATGACAGTGCCAACCGTCGATTGTCGCTGCCGCAATCTTTTCTGGCCATTGATGCAGTGCTGATTCTGTATCGCAACATTGTCGATGGTATGGTCGTCTATCCAAAGGTGATTGAGAAACACCTCAATGAGGAACTTCCCTTCATGGCGACTGAAGAGTTCCTGATGGCAGGCGTCGAAGCGGGCGGAGATCGCCAGGATCTTCACGAACGGATCCGCGTGCATAGTCAGGCTGCCGGAGCGGAAGTGAAAGTGCGTGGCGGTCAAAATGATCTGATCGAACGCCTGCAGAAAGATCCGGCCTTCGCCGGCTGTGATCTGGCTAGTGCCCTGGATTCCCGAAAATACATTGGCCGGGCTCCGGAGCAGGTTGATGCCTTTGTTACGGAAATCGTGGATCCGGTGAGGCAGCGATATCAGGCCGACCTCGATCAGTCAGTTGAGGATCTCAAGGTCTGA
- a CDS encoding DUF1570 domain-containing protein, producing MSTCLQSFLFCLRGVSLFCLLAVPVCAKPPSLIELKTEDQVFTGKSLIHDHDVSWMVDQTGMLSEVPLKKVTSFRRVASEFQTLSLSEMKKQLQDEFGPLFEVTTTRHYLVCAPRGKARAYANVFEELYQSFSHYFALRGYQVKTPEFMMVAVIFPDQQQFFEYCRKDGVRAGQGLLGYYHPYTNRTALFDQNAAPTVGELEQTQSGTQLTYSRISNSGKNLTEALRDTMIHEATHQLAFNTGLHSRIGDNPRWVVEGLATTFESDELRSHTGGKSDSTSRINRDRLIWFMNYSRTRRKQDSLRSFIREDNLFKTSTLDAYAESWALTFFLVETQPARYARYLKQVAQRDPLKPYTADVRERDFQKAFKTNLRSLEVDYLKFMDQLAESLVKQSRP from the coding sequence ATGTCAACCTGCCTGCAATCATTCCTGTTCTGTCTCAGAGGCGTCAGTCTCTTCTGCCTGCTGGCAGTGCCTGTCTGCGCCAAACCTCCTTCCTTGATCGAACTAAAGACCGAAGACCAGGTCTTTACAGGAAAATCTCTGATTCATGACCACGACGTGAGCTGGATGGTCGATCAGACTGGTATGTTGTCAGAAGTTCCTTTGAAAAAAGTGACCTCGTTCCGCAGGGTGGCATCCGAGTTTCAAACGCTTTCTCTTTCCGAGATGAAAAAACAGCTGCAGGACGAATTCGGACCGTTGTTTGAAGTCACGACGACCCGGCATTACCTGGTGTGTGCCCCCCGCGGTAAAGCACGCGCCTATGCCAACGTGTTTGAAGAGCTATATCAGTCGTTCAGTCATTACTTCGCTTTGCGTGGCTACCAGGTGAAAACTCCTGAATTCATGATGGTGGCGGTGATCTTTCCGGATCAGCAGCAGTTCTTCGAATACTGTCGCAAAGATGGTGTCCGCGCGGGGCAGGGTTTACTGGGTTACTATCACCCTTATACAAACCGGACGGCACTGTTCGACCAGAATGCAGCTCCCACAGTCGGAGAACTGGAACAGACGCAGAGCGGCACACAACTCACATATTCCCGGATCTCAAATAGTGGCAAGAATCTGACTGAGGCACTACGGGATACCATGATCCATGAAGCGACGCATCAGCTTGCCTTCAATACCGGTCTCCATTCGCGGATTGGCGATAATCCACGCTGGGTTGTAGAAGGCCTGGCGACTACTTTCGAGTCCGATGAACTCCGTTCCCATACGGGAGGCAAATCGGACTCCACTTCCCGCATCAACCGCGATCGGCTGATCTGGTTCATGAATTATTCTCGCACCCGACGCAAACAGGATTCTCTGCGTTCCTTCATCCGGGAAGATAATTTATTTAAAACTTCGACACTGGATGCGTACGCCGAATCCTGGGCGCTCACCTTTTTCCTGGTGGAAACACAACCGGCCCGCTATGCACGCTACCTGAAACAGGTTGCCCAGCGCGATCCGCTTAAACCCTATACCGCAGATGTCCGGGAACGCGATTTTCAAAAGGCGTTTAAAACGAATCTGCGTTCACTCGAAGTCGACTACCTGAAATTCATGGACCAACTCGCAGAGAGTCTGGTCAAACAGAGTCGCCCCTGA
- a CDS encoding disk-shape morphogenesis protein volactin — MSSALLTGSICLRTLQNNEQFKLTRRSIDTAYAVMDDTNENRQLLQRLSVPFLFSEGTLIIPGEQAGKISRFSNLELLPLIEQGELVLNDPVHRQLLSTLIQSVLPRSRTTGEHCAFITPGSTSTSALSKLVSQLIALQGYKPFATTITLAAGLSSLPAASRFSGYVVYLGHSHSEIGLIHQSRVVARQSTPYGSEWMDEQLAHAYKLLTRNPDGEMVSDLAGARDKRLGPEVSLSPYLSSPSAISSWYDSLLDSLLDQFVSQMASIQAYTSTLATLPVIYLGELATVNGLGELLAQHLNSRDIQFDAQQVVCIPDAADAIIRGALVIAAMEEESSAQAA, encoded by the coding sequence ATGAGTAGTGCCTTACTGACAGGCTCGATCTGCCTGCGAACCTTACAAAACAATGAACAGTTTAAGCTGACGCGGCGTTCCATCGATACGGCTTATGCTGTCATGGATGATACCAACGAGAACCGCCAGTTGCTGCAACGTCTGTCCGTACCGTTCCTGTTTTCAGAAGGGACATTGATTATTCCCGGGGAACAGGCGGGAAAGATCTCTCGTTTCTCCAATCTTGAGCTGCTGCCTCTGATCGAACAGGGGGAACTGGTGCTGAACGACCCCGTTCATCGTCAATTACTCTCTACGCTGATTCAGTCAGTACTGCCGCGGTCTCGGACAACCGGGGAGCACTGTGCCTTCATTACGCCGGGATCGACATCTACATCAGCGTTATCAAAACTGGTGTCTCAGTTAATCGCCCTGCAGGGTTACAAACCATTCGCTACGACGATCACCCTGGCTGCAGGGTTGTCTTCGCTACCAGCCGCCTCGCGATTTTCGGGATATGTCGTTTACCTGGGACACTCGCACTCCGAGATTGGGCTGATCCATCAAAGCCGTGTCGTGGCGCGTCAGTCGACCCCGTATGGCAGTGAATGGATGGACGAACAACTGGCACATGCCTACAAGCTGCTGACCAGGAATCCGGATGGAGAAATGGTTTCTGATCTGGCAGGCGCCCGAGATAAACGTCTCGGCCCGGAAGTCAGTCTGAGCCCTTACCTTTCCAGCCCGTCTGCCATATCCAGCTGGTACGACAGCCTGCTCGACAGTCTGCTGGATCAGTTCGTTTCCCAGATGGCATCCATTCAGGCTTACACTTCCACGCTGGCCACACTACCCGTGATCTACCTGGGCGAACTGGCTACGGTTAACGGACTGGGAGAATTACTGGCTCAGCATTTAAACAGCCGTGACATCCAGTTCGACGCGCAACAGGTCGTCTGTATTCCGGATGCCGCTGATGCAATCATCCGCGGTGCGCTGGTCATTGCCGCGATGGAAGAAGAATCTTCCGCTCAGGCTGCCTGA
- a CDS encoding metal-dependent transcriptional regulator codes for MNATSLTVENYLKAILQISLQSGSEWISTGELARYMDVAPGTVTSMLKTLKQSKLVEYRPYEGASLTEAGKHSAIRVLRRHRLIELFLFQTLKLTWDQIHAEAENMEHAVSDFLVDHIDEYLGFPEADPHGDPIPSIDGRMRRAYPNLTTLAACQPGTHVKIVQVTDQETEFLRFLSRSGLQLGSQGVVKEKNSEAGIVVSEWNGQTLSMGVHVAENVKVVPVEAA; via the coding sequence GTGAACGCAACTAGTTTAACAGTCGAGAATTATCTAAAAGCGATCCTGCAGATCAGTCTCCAGTCCGGTTCGGAATGGATCAGCACCGGAGAACTGGCCCGCTACATGGACGTTGCTCCCGGAACCGTCACCAGCATGCTCAAAACTCTCAAGCAGTCTAAGCTGGTGGAATATCGACCCTACGAAGGCGCCAGCCTGACTGAGGCCGGTAAGCATTCCGCGATTCGCGTCCTCAGACGACACCGTCTGATCGAACTGTTCCTGTTTCAGACATTGAAGCTGACCTGGGATCAGATCCATGCGGAAGCCGAAAACATGGAGCACGCGGTCAGCGATTTTCTCGTGGACCATATCGACGAATATCTGGGCTTCCCGGAAGCCGATCCGCACGGCGATCCTATTCCGTCGATCGACGGTCGGATGCGGCGGGCCTATCCGAACCTGACCACCCTCGCGGCGTGTCAACCTGGTACACACGTCAAGATCGTTCAGGTCACCGATCAGGAAACTGAGTTTTTACGTTTTCTCTCCCGCTCCGGGTTACAGCTCGGATCGCAGGGAGTCGTCAAAGAGAAAAACAGCGAGGCAGGAATTGTTGTCTCGGAATGGAACGGACAGACGCTCTCCATGGGAGTCCATGTTGCTGAGAACGTCAAAGTTGTTCCTGTGGAAGCAGCTTAA
- a CDS encoding Mrp/NBP35 family ATP-binding protein, with protein sequence MSNTEFTEANLQKSLTDLKDPVFGKPLTESGLLKSVQPGDSGQVTVRIELPVPSYPLQSELTESISGTIQKAFPECQYVDVEYSTNIRGKQSGGRLGLKVKNVIAVGAGKGGVGKSTVAASLAYGLKQFGAKVGLVDADVYGPSIPHLVGTSEKPMAQEFQGRDGQTLTRIIPVEADGLKVMSMAFFVEPDQAVIWRGPMLHKAITQFLQDTEWGELDYLIIDMPPGTGDVSLTLSQLLELAGAVVVCTPQQVALLDAVKAVQMFRQVKIPVLGIVENMSGEIFGRGGAKARGEELQIPFLGEIPMNAEIREKSDAGQISHLVTEELASTEPLLKVAEATAIEIARELLENPIKPAMEIL encoded by the coding sequence ATGTCGAATACCGAATTCACTGAAGCAAACCTGCAGAAAAGTCTGACCGATCTGAAAGATCCCGTTTTTGGTAAGCCCCTGACGGAAAGTGGTCTGTTAAAGTCAGTCCAGCCAGGTGACAGCGGACAGGTAACGGTTCGGATCGAACTGCCCGTGCCTTCCTATCCACTACAATCAGAACTGACTGAGTCAATCAGCGGCACCATTCAGAAAGCCTTCCCCGAATGCCAGTATGTGGATGTGGAATATTCCACGAACATCAGGGGCAAACAGTCGGGCGGTCGCCTGGGCCTGAAGGTGAAGAATGTCATCGCCGTCGGAGCGGGCAAAGGGGGCGTCGGCAAAAGCACGGTTGCTGCCAGCCTGGCTTATGGGTTGAAGCAGTTTGGTGCTAAAGTCGGTCTGGTGGATGCGGACGTCTACGGCCCCAGTATTCCCCATCTGGTAGGAACCAGTGAAAAACCGATGGCGCAGGAGTTTCAGGGGAGAGACGGTCAGACACTCACGCGAATTATTCCAGTGGAAGCGGACGGACTGAAAGTCATGTCGATGGCCTTTTTCGTCGAACCGGATCAGGCTGTGATCTGGCGGGGCCCGATGCTGCACAAGGCGATCACCCAGTTTCTCCAGGACACGGAATGGGGAGAACTCGATTATCTGATTATTGATATGCCGCCTGGTACCGGTGATGTTTCCTTAACATTGTCTCAGTTGCTGGAACTGGCAGGTGCTGTCGTCGTCTGTACTCCGCAGCAGGTTGCTCTGCTGGATGCTGTTAAAGCAGTGCAGATGTTCCGGCAGGTTAAAATCCCCGTTCTGGGAATTGTCGAGAATATGTCGGGCGAAATCTTCGGGCGGGGCGGTGCCAAAGCCCGTGGGGAAGAATTACAGATTCCCTTCCTGGGCGAGATCCCGATGAACGCCGAAATTCGGGAAAAATCGGACGCCGGCCAGATTTCACATCTCGTGACCGAAGAATTGGCTTCGACTGAGCCATTACTCAAAGTGGCCGAAGCGACTGCCATCGAAATTGCCCGCGAACTGCTGGAAAATCCAATCAAGCCTGCCATGGAGATTCTCTGA
- a CDS encoding DUF1501 domain-containing protein: MFDFNQLQTHLNRRTFLSRSGVGLGSAALGSLLTRDSLAVAKSKTVTTASDGLPGLPHFAPKAKRVIFLCMAGGPTHLETFDYKPKLAEMDGKPFPESYTKGQPIAQLQGRDLKCQGPLTKFRKYGENGQEISDFLPWTAKIADDICIVRSMVTEQINHDPAHTFMNTGTAISGRPSMGSWVTYGLGSETEELPGFVVLTSVGGRNPQPIASRQWGTGFLPSRYQGVQFNSTGDPVNYLKNPAGITDPQQKELIDAVRKLDRFRNQSVSNPEIDTRIAAYEMAFRMQTSVPDLMDLSDESKETLEMYGAEAGSGTYATNCLLARRLAERGSRFIHLYHRGWDHHGDLVRYMNTCCGLTDKPTWALINDLKSRGMLDETLVIWGGEFGRTPMFQGKGGAGRDHHIKGFSMWMAGGGIRGGISYGNTDELGYNSVENIVHVRDLHATMLHLLGIDHKRFSVEFQGLDTKLTGVEEARVIKEVLT; encoded by the coding sequence ATGTTCGACTTCAATCAATTACAGACACATTTGAATCGGCGTACCTTTCTCTCCCGTTCCGGCGTTGGGCTGGGATCGGCGGCACTGGGATCGCTGCTCACCCGCGATAGTCTGGCTGTAGCGAAATCGAAAACGGTGACAACGGCCAGTGATGGCCTACCCGGTCTGCCGCACTTCGCCCCCAAAGCGAAACGGGTGATCTTTCTCTGCATGGCGGGGGGACCGACTCATCTGGAGACCTTCGATTACAAACCCAAGCTGGCGGAAATGGATGGGAAGCCTTTTCCGGAAAGTTATACCAAAGGACAACCCATTGCCCAGCTGCAGGGTCGCGATCTCAAGTGCCAGGGACCACTGACCAAGTTTCGCAAGTACGGCGAGAACGGCCAGGAGATCAGCGACTTTCTCCCCTGGACTGCCAAAATCGCTGATGATATCTGCATCGTGCGTTCGATGGTCACTGAGCAGATCAATCACGATCCCGCGCACACCTTCATGAACACAGGCACGGCGATCAGCGGTCGACCGTCAATGGGTTCCTGGGTCACTTATGGACTGGGAAGTGAGACCGAAGAACTTCCCGGCTTCGTGGTATTGACCAGTGTCGGCGGACGTAATCCACAACCGATTGCTTCGCGACAGTGGGGAACCGGCTTTCTTCCCAGTCGGTATCAGGGAGTTCAGTTCAATTCGACCGGCGATCCGGTGAACTATCTCAAAAACCCTGCAGGGATTACTGATCCCCAGCAGAAAGAACTGATCGACGCCGTCCGAAAACTGGATCGTTTCCGGAACCAAAGTGTTTCCAATCCGGAAATCGATACCCGCATCGCCGCTTACGAGATGGCGTTTCGGATGCAGACGTCCGTTCCGGATTTGATGGATCTGTCTGACGAATCAAAAGAGACTCTGGAAATGTACGGAGCCGAAGCGGGTTCGGGCACCTATGCCACAAACTGTCTGCTGGCTCGACGACTGGCGGAGCGGGGTTCCCGTTTCATTCACCTCTATCATCGTGGCTGGGATCATCACGGTGACCTGGTCCGCTACATGAATACCTGCTGTGGTCTGACCGATAAACCAACGTGGGCTCTGATCAACGATCTCAAATCACGTGGGATGCTGGATGAAACCCTCGTGATCTGGGGAGGGGAATTTGGCAGAACGCCCATGTTCCAGGGCAAGGGAGGCGCCGGCCGTGACCATCACATAAAAGGTTTTTCCATGTGGATGGCCGGTGGAGGGATAAGAGGTGGAATTTCTTATGGTAATACAGACGAACTAGGCTATAATTCCGTTGAAAACATAGTACACGTGCGTGATCTGCATGCAACCATGCTGCATCTCTTAGGAATTGATCACAAGCGCTTCAGCGTTGAATTCCAGGGCCTGGACACCAAACTCACTGGTGTCGAAGAAGCACGCGTCATTAAAGAAGTACTGACGTAG